From the genome of Cololabis saira isolate AMF1-May2022 chromosome 1, fColSai1.1, whole genome shotgun sequence:
AGGTTGTTTGACTGGATGAAGTGCAAGAGACAACAAACAAGGAATTACAGCCGTTGAGGAGCATGTGACTAACCAGGTACTCTCCTAACGTGACACGCGAGAGCACGTCACCAGAAACAGACTATGatatatctttcttttttaatctgaaaGAAACCCAAAGTGTTTATCTGTTCAGCACTCAACATCCTGTTTTATAAGGTTCTGAAAAACTCCCCCCCACAGAAAAATCCCTTGTAAATATTTGATCTAAGCTGACATTTtggattctttcttttttttttttacttatgttTGGTAATTTTCTCCATTTGCTCGCATTACATGATTATATGATTATCTATAATTACTGCCTCACTGGACAGCTCAGCAGTATGCAAATTAGCTTCAGAAGAAAGACTGAGTCATTTTAAAACGGAGTGATGTGGCTAAAAACTCTTTCCTGATGGCATAAAAACAAGATCTGACATGATCGCAGTGGCCTTAGCACAATAAAGGAAATTCCCCCAGAGTCAACAGGACAATGGGAAACATCGGAGTATAAAAAtagacattttgacctttttttcttgtggTGCCTTTAGGTGCTCATTGTAAAAACAGTCTTTCATAAGGTTTGCAGCAGTTGCTGCAAAAAAAATTGCCCTACAAGGGACCActaaagtattctgattctgatttgaaAGTTTAATTAAATTTTTCACTAAACTGCACCTCAACGTCCTTTACAATGTTTTCATGtgagttgttttttcttttaacttttctatttcttttttttacattttttatttcaagtaGATGTCCAAAGTCCTTTAAAGAAGTATAGAGGCTGCTGGAGCTTAGATGACACAATGATTATCTTAATACCAAAACTCTTTCCAGTTAATTTTCTGTTGAGGAATTGATCAGCCATCCTATCTTTACaccccttttttttattatattatgatCTCATGTAGCTTCATAGGGAAATACTTGTTCACCATTTAGTTGCTTACATTGTCCGAATAGAAAGTAATATTTTTTATTGGTTCAGCTGCTTGATACGGCTGAAGTGGACTTTGACGAAACCCATTTGATTCAGTCAGAGCAGTAAAGCTGCTGGTCACAATAATCAAAGTAATTAAAATGTTCCCTGCTGTAGCAGCGGTGATAACTCTCTGTATGTTTGTGTCCAGGCAAGTTCCAAGAGTCTGGTCATTGTCTATCAGCCTTACAGAATTAAGGATAAATCAGCAGATCTAATGCATCTCACACACaagttcatatatatatatatatatatatatatatatatatatatatatatatatatatatatatatatatatatatatataatcaaatAGACAGTCCACATTTTAAAATAGCGTAAAAAATATGTTTGCAAAATTTGTTGTGTGAGACCTGACACTCAAAATTAGTCACCAACTATTCTGACTAAAAAAATGATTGTAACTAAAAGTGATCATTGTATATTTCCCATACAGTACTTTCTGCGCTTCCTTTTATGTCCTCCTCTTTTAACTAGGTCATCTTCCTACCCTCCCAACCACTGTTTATACTATAGAAAAATTCTCCACAGTGGAGATCAGGTTACACCCTGGCACACAGACTCCACCACCTACTTGAACCCAGCCGCAGGCAACATAAGTATAACCACACATAACACTGTTACCATGCCGACCAGTCAAGTACAGACCTGACGCAAGCTTTGTCTTAGGATAAAGCAAATGAGGTGTAATATAAAgagtaaaatgttgtttttttttgttgttttatcattcactttaaaatctacaaagaaaaatgtttcattcaaaacattagcaaggtcagtttttctttttagtaacACTTTTCAATATGGTTGACTCTTCCGGACTGCAGGACCGGTCTGGAATATGACTAATGTGTATATTATGTGTAGCTGTACAGTATTATGGCCAATGTATATTGTATAGTTATAGATGCAGAGGACATCACTGCAGAAGTGTTGGTGTCCATCTGTTATGTCTGCGTTTATTGCGCTAAGTTAACATCATATGGGCAGGAAACAAATTAGCTGTTTACGAGAAACGTTTCCATGGTTGCACCTTGTATGTTTTACTGAGGGCAATGACTAATGTCGTATTGTTGATAACAACCATAACTGGCATACTGCATGAATGGTTACTGGGCAAATAGCAACTGTTGTTTAAAACACAGAATCAaccatgtgtgtgttaaaagagaagtaagGTCAACACGCTTCGGATATAAGaacgtttttttattgtttttttttttgttcctagtaaataggtttttttgtattcttttaggCTCACGGTTCATATTGGTATAGTTTTATTAAAAAGGTtacattttagttgttaaattgtcTTAGAAAGCCTATTCTCCTTGCTTAAAGTGAATTCCCTTACAATATTTTTCCAGCACATTAATCACACCAGGTGTAGGATTCAAAGAAACAGCCAATTTGATTTTGGATTTTACCAAACAGGTCAAATTTGAGAATTATTGTAGCcgtttgcttttttcttttcttttttttaaatagtagtatttatttatttgattttgttaattacagtttttcacaattgtttaagcacatttcctgatagactacctcactttctcaaaactctaaacacaaattacaaaactcacacacaaaatgcaaaatcctacacttctcttgcaaaagcacactctaccctgaaaacagtgttaactctccactaaatggtatttccttctcaaatgccaaacacatacatcatttgagtagacatttctaatcacccactgaacactgatgtgcagaatggaagacactatagtatgaatggaagacactatagtatgaatggaagacactatatgaatgcctcagtagaatcatgcatttgtatgttcagtgttacaccttcagctgttggatgtaatataacaccatatagtattcttatgtataggctactcaaatagaaaacaacacacaattctttactgtaacaacaaatacgtaatattttacagtatgagTAGGAaagctagaagaagtgcagtgttgtaggggccaagggtggcatgatgatggaggacgccgtggtgattgagTCCAGTTTGCCAGTTTgagcatatatgtgtatgtatatatatatattttttcttctcatgtagttattttgttttgttttttcaaatcttgcgCTATGTTACTGtaaaagggtagacaaaataagctttggcttcagtatACACCTTTtggagagggaattcaggaagagtgtgcaggatattgggaattgtgtgtagtgttgtgagaaatgtgtggtatggaatgggaatttgagtctagagcagtaaatgtgcttggagttcagcaggattggttcagccacctgaaacatgagtttcaggttgtgcacattgtgtctgatgttccaataaatgtgtttaaacaattgtgaaaaactgtaataaccaTTTTGCATGTGacacaaataacaaaaataGTGTGCTTAATTGAAATATGTGCACTTTATGCAAAGTCAGATTCTGTGTTCTGCGTCGCTGCGGATCTTGAGTCCTTTCTGGCTTCAGAAATCGAAAGAAATGATTTGCAGCAGGGCTTGAAAGCAGCTAGGCAGGTTCCTGCTGTTTGACCTCAGCTGTGCTGCTTAGTAACCCTATTTACACCGGTGGCAACTCCAAATATGGAGTGCAGATGACGCCATCGCCAGTAGGCGGGGCTACGGGGAaccggggaggaggaggaggcctgCGGTTGCGCGCTCGCGTCATGGCTTTTCCGCTGTGCGCGTTCCCGGGAGCTTCTTTTACTACCGGATGGTCCATATATGGCGTTTTTACCGTGTGTTTGAGTGTATATGCATGACGTAGTGCGTGCCTGAGAGACAGGAGGAAAGCAGCAGAAAGTCCCGAGTGCAGGAAGTAGTAGTAACCggagagacttttttttttctcgtctcCCACGTAAATTCTCGACTGCTGGTCGAGCTTTTACCGGAATGTAAACACTGGCCGATACAATTTCACTATGCTGAACTCGTTTCCCTTTTCAGaccttttaaatgtaaaatagtaagtaagtaaaacaCTTCCTCAAACATGGAAATCTTTCCTCagacctgtttttttttatatcttacATACGCGTTGCTGATTAGACTGGTTACCCCAATCCCAGCTGTATTTGTAGATGTCTGTTTGTCAATATGTTGCTCATTTGTGGGTTATTATCAGTAATAATGGTTAATTATTATCCCTAATATTAATTAAATATACACCACCCACATTTTCTTAATACAATGTATTTCATGCTAACACTAGAAACATATCTATAAAATATATTTGATGTTAAGTGTAATTTAAGCTCAGTTTTATGGTTTTACTGAAAGGTAGCAACTTACTGAAATTATGTTAtacaaaaggttaaaaaaaagctatcagtaaattaaaacaaaaactgtaaaaagtaaagaaaaagaaaaagaaaagcattttCTGCTTTGTTGGAGCAGACAATAACAAGATGTTTCTGAGTAAAAGATTAAAcctaaaaagatgtgaaacataTTGGTATGAAAGGCAGAAATGTGTTTAACAATAATACtactacaaataataataatgataataataataaaacagccgacagacagacagatagtgtgcgtgcacgcgcggatgtgcgtgcacacagcAGGTGTAGGCGGGgcctgttgtcactttactgaGGAATGAAGTTCACTTTACGTCACTGAGGAAATAAAACGCTGCCCTACAACTCATGCTCTCATTTCTCAGAATACAACAGCTGGTGAACAGCCGAACTTCAGGCACAGGTAGAAAACCGAAACTGTGCTTACATTTcgggcaggaaaaaaaaaaagccctgtcGCCTTCATAAGGAGTGCCAAAAACACCGTGCGTAATTACGCATAAAACAATGAGTTCTACAACAGCAATGGAAGTGAACGTGGAAGCCAGACGGATCTTGGCCGTGTCGATAAGCAAGCTGTACGCCTCCAGGACCCAGAGAGGGGGACTGAGACTCCACCGGAGCCTCCTGCTGTCCCTGGTCATGAGGTCTGCCCGGGACATCTACCACTCCTCCCGGGAGACGGAGCGGCCGAGCGGCGCGCAAGAAGAGTCCGCTCCGGAGGATCAGCCGATGGACACCAGCTCCAACCCGGGGGAATTAAAACCCCAGCCTCGGCCGGAGCCCCAGCCGCCTGTCACAGAGGACTCTGACCATAACGAGGAGGACGAGTATGACTGCGAAAATACAGAGGACAAAGAAAACCTGAGCCCGCTGAGGCCGTCCAGGAAGCGCCGAGGCAAGGCGTCGGCGGCGCCCGACTTCCTCCCCAGCAAGAGGGCGAGGCTGGAGCCCGGAGAGGAGAGGTATGCGGCCCCGCCGGGCAGCTGCCGCGCCGGGGCCGCCGACGCCTTCACTTCTCTGTCACCAAACCGGCTTATACCCGCCTTCTGAACTGATCCCAGTACAAATCAGTCTCCATGTTGGGACTTTGGAGTGGAGTGATTGACAACTCCTTGCCGATCTAAAGGGCAGTTTGATCCCTTTGTGCACCAAGAAGCTGACCTACATCAGGATTACAGGTGCCGTGCATGGTGCGAGCTGAACCCGGTGCGCCTATACCGGGCTGGCACAGGCTGCAGCCCCGCCAGAGAAGAGAAGCGCACAAGGAAAGGGGGTGAAAACGAAGCGAAGGGACGCTACAGGCTGGAAAGTTTGAGGAGGAAGCTGAACGAGGAACTGCTTGTGTTGCCTCTTGTTTCCTGATGACTCACCTTCAGTTCAATAAGTCCAAACAAATGACTGCTGCTGagtcaaagtgtgtgtgtgcgtgaatcAGCCAAGAGTCAGTCAGAGAAGAAGTCAAGTAGTGAAACAGTTGACCACAGGACAACAAGCTCACAAAAGTGGGACTTCAGGGAATTTCCTGTCTTGATAACCAGAAATGAGACTCAAACACTGAAAAAATGGAAGGACAGTTGAAGCAGGCACAATGCCACAGGCATGTTTCTGCACACATCAGACTGCTGCTGTGGACTCTGTTAAATCAATACTACCGCTTGTGGAACTGTCCTACATATTGCCTTCACATGGTGCTTTGAAAACACAGACTTTTCCACATAGGACTGGAGGCTTATCCATCTAAATGTTCTGTTTTCTATGTCACTGAACTAATTTTGTTCACATCTGACCTGTGAAAGAGCATTACCTCACATTCCAAGCTgctttttatttgtataactGAATTAATGCTGTAAATATTTGTAATAAACCTTTTGAAAGGGTAATCTGTTGTCCTGATCTCTTATGTTTCTCAAATTGTAAGGCTTAAGGGATGTTAAAAGTTTCTAGCACCGAACAAAAACATACTATTGAGGGGCTCCACACTCAATTAATTTCCAAATCAAAAAGCTGGTAGTCTCTAGGATGCATGCTCACAATCCTTTTATAAAAGAGTGGAAATTGGTGCAATCCTGCACCAGTTTGGCTCGCTGCCATTAATCTCCTGCTTACAATAAGAGAAacatacaaaagaaaaaaaaacagcttcccTCCTTGTACCATTTCCTGTGGATTATGACAGAATTCTGAATCACATCCTTCCTTCCCAGTGTGACCTGACACCGATTCATTCAGGGGGATATTAAAAGAGTTACGCAACATCACGGCAGTGGCCGGGGCAAAACACAGCCACATGAAAAATGGGTTTGGTTTCACTGGTGTAGTTACGACAAAGCTGCTGAATACACCCACCCACCCTAAGCCATTACTGCAACAAAACCTGAACGGATAGTTTAGCATTAATGTTGTCATCATGGCTCTGGAAGTCAGCTGAGCTGTACATTTACAACAAGCAAGATGATCACTCTACTCCGTAGCCTGGAGGATGTGAAAGGCCCAGAAGAGAACAGTCTTTCCCACGGTAGCGGCAGTGATAAACTGTATTCATTCATAAAAACCTTTGGTCTTCTGAGATCATTAAGATATTTCTATTACAgactaatgtttgtttttttatccagTCCTGCCTGAGAGTCTGAGGTTCATAACTGTTAATTGGTTTCCAGCATTATTT
Proteins encoded in this window:
- the ier2b gene encoding immediate early response 2b; the encoded protein is MSSTTAMEVNVEARRILAVSISKLYASRTQRGGLRLHRSLLLSLVMRSARDIYHSSRETERPSGAQEESAPEDQPMDTSSNPGELKPQPRPEPQPPVTEDSDHNEEDEYDCENTEDKENLSPLRPSRKRRGKASAAPDFLPSKRARLEPGEERYAAPPGSCRAGAADAFTSLSPNRLIPAF